In the genome of Porphyrobacter sp. ULC335, one region contains:
- a CDS encoding PQQ-binding-like beta-propeller repeat protein, producing MTHRKIARAALLAGLMAAGLTGCKGGLFGGDDEKTTPTVGNRVPILSRIESGAEVDPALAGISVVLPPQRANPEWAQAGGAASKSYGHLVLAENPTKVWTAKVAGSTNRMRLAAAPVIGGNKLFAEGTDGVIVAFDKATGAQVWTRGDGDMTKDQEPSAFGGGVSYEAGKLYATNGVGDVKAVNADTGEVLWKVKPAGPLRGSPTIAFGQLFVMTQDNQLISLGINDGALAWDESGSNTQSGVFGVAAPAAGQGTIVAGYSSGELSAYRYENGRTLWSDALARTNISTTVGTITDIDADPIIDSGRVYALGQGGRMAAYELVTGQRIWELNLAGISTPAIAGEWIFTLTDDARLLAIARSSGRVRWITQLQRFKDEEDKKGPIFWTGPVLAGGQLWVASSRGEVWKISAGEGSASLFADVGQPVSLPPVVADGYLYLLDDSGTIHAWK from the coding sequence ATGACACATAGGAAAATTGCGCGCGCCGCTCTGCTGGCAGGGCTGATGGCGGCCGGACTTACCGGCTGCAAGGGCGGGCTGTTCGGCGGCGATGATGAAAAGACCACGCCGACCGTGGGCAACCGCGTGCCGATCCTGTCGCGCATCGAAAGCGGGGCCGAAGTCGATCCCGCGCTGGCCGGGATTTCGGTCGTGCTGCCGCCGCAGCGCGCCAATCCCGAATGGGCGCAGGCTGGCGGCGCGGCCAGCAAGTCTTACGGTCACCTCGTTTTGGCTGAAAACCCCACCAAGGTGTGGACCGCAAAGGTTGCCGGTTCGACCAACCGTATGCGCCTGGCCGCAGCCCCGGTTATCGGCGGCAACAAGCTGTTTGCCGAGGGCACTGACGGCGTGATCGTCGCCTTCGACAAGGCCACCGGCGCGCAGGTGTGGACCCGCGGTGATGGTGACATGACCAAGGATCAGGAACCCTCCGCTTTCGGCGGCGGGGTCAGCTACGAAGCGGGCAAGCTCTACGCCACCAACGGCGTGGGCGACGTGAAGGCCGTAAACGCCGATACCGGTGAGGTGCTGTGGAAGGTGAAGCCCGCAGGCCCGCTGCGCGGATCGCCGACCATCGCCTTTGGCCAGCTGTTCGTGATGACGCAGGATAACCAGCTCATCTCGCTCGGCATCAATGATGGCGCCTTGGCGTGGGACGAAAGCGGATCGAACACCCAGTCGGGCGTGTTCGGCGTGGCTGCGCCCGCTGCCGGGCAGGGCACCATTGTCGCCGGGTATTCGAGCGGCGAGCTGTCCGCCTATCGCTACGAGAACGGCCGTACGTTGTGGTCGGATGCGCTGGCGCGCACCAATATCTCGACCACGGTCGGCACCATCACCGATATCGACGCCGATCCGATCATCGATTCGGGCCGCGTCTATGCTCTGGGTCAGGGCGGGCGCATGGCCGCCTATGAACTGGTTACCGGCCAGCGCATCTGGGAACTGAACCTTGCCGGCATCTCGACCCCGGCGATTGCGGGCGAGTGGATCTTCACCCTGACCGATGACGCGCGCCTGCTCGCCATCGCCCGCTCGTCGGGCCGGGTGCGCTGGATCACGCAGCTGCAACGCTTCAAGGACGAGGAAGACAAGAAGGGCCCGATCTTCTGGACCGGCCCGGTGCTAGCGGGCGGCCAGCTGTGGGTGGCAAGCTCGCGCGGGGAAGTGTGGAAGATCAGCGCTGGCGAAGGCTCTGCCTCGCTGTTTGCCGATGTCGGCCAGCCGGTCAGCCTCCCGCCGGTGGTGGCTGATGGCTACCTCTACCTGTTGGATGACAGCGGCACGATCCACGCCTGGAAATAG
- the ubiA gene encoding 4-hydroxybenzoate octaprenyltransferase, which translates to MSEQIVPDSEHRGVVARLPQLPRDLALLARFDRPIGWWLLFWPCVFGVWLAGAGWQFALLGWLLLGSIAMRGAGCVYNDIVDADLDRQVVRTALRPVASGRVSKKLAWGWLLALCLVGLVVLLQLRWQAQLVALGSLALVAAYPFMKRITWWPQAWLGMVFNWGLLVGWSELRWDNWDALGCVYAGCIAWVIGYDTIYALQDREDDAMVGIRSSALAMGSRVRAGIGGFYAAAIGLWALGFWLYRPDPLVLLALLPVAGHLAWQVATLDAEDPANPLARFRSNRWAGALMAAACFVVGNA; encoded by the coding sequence ATGAGCGAACAGATCGTCCCCGATAGCGAACACCGTGGTGTCGTAGCGCGGCTGCCGCAGCTCCCGCGCGATCTGGCGCTGCTGGCGCGGTTCGACCGGCCGATTGGCTGGTGGCTGCTGTTCTGGCCCTGTGTGTTCGGCGTGTGGCTGGCGGGGGCGGGGTGGCAGTTCGCGCTGCTCGGCTGGCTGCTGCTCGGCTCTATCGCGATGCGCGGGGCGGGATGCGTTTACAACGACATCGTCGATGCCGATCTCGACCGGCAAGTGGTGCGCACCGCGTTGCGGCCTGTGGCGAGCGGGCGCGTCTCGAAAAAACTGGCGTGGGGCTGGTTGCTGGCGTTGTGCCTCGTCGGCCTCGTGGTTCTGCTGCAACTGCGCTGGCAGGCGCAGCTGGTGGCGCTTGGCAGCCTTGCCCTTGTTGCCGCCTATCCCTTCATGAAGCGCATCACCTGGTGGCCGCAGGCGTGGCTGGGGATGGTGTTCAACTGGGGGCTGCTGGTCGGCTGGAGCGAGCTGCGCTGGGACAACTGGGATGCGCTCGGCTGCGTCTATGCCGGCTGCATCGCCTGGGTGATCGGATACGACACGATCTACGCCCTGCAAGACCGCGAGGATGATGCGATGGTCGGCATCCGGTCATCGGCGCTGGCGATGGGGTCGCGGGTGAGGGCGGGGATCGGCGGGTTCTACGCTGCGGCGATCGGTCTTTGGGCGCTGGGGTTCTGGCTCTACCGCCCCGATCCGCTGGTGCTGTTGGCGCTGCTGCCGGTGGCGGGGCATCTGGCGTGGCAGGTGGCGACGCTGGATGCGGAGGATCCCGCCAATCCGCTCGCCCGCTTCCGGTCGAACCGCTGGGCGGGCGCGCTGATGGCGGCGGCGTGCTTTGTGGTCGGGAACGCCTGA
- a CDS encoding glutamate--cysteine ligase → MSTREASTADDPVIESLDQLVVPMIGGEKPPERWRIGTEHEKLVYKTKDHRAPSYDEPCGIRDLLGGLEQFGWEPVVEGGNVIALKGSDGAVSLEPAGQLELSGAPLENLHQTCAETGRHLQQVKQVGEKCGVGYLGLGMWPDKTREELPIMPKGRYDIMLRHMPRVGTMGLDMMLRTCTIQVNLDYQSEADMVKKFRVGLALQPLATALFANSPFTEGKPNGFLSYRSHIWSDTDPHRTGMLPFVFEDGFGYERWARYMLDVPMYFVFRDGKYIDAAGLSFRDFLDGKLSVLPGERPTQSDWWDHLSTAFPEVRLKSFLEMRGADGGPWSRICALPAFWVGLLYDQTALDAAWDLVKGWTMEEREALRSAAPKLALDAPVPGGGTLRDIGREALKIAHGGLAARGRLNASGDNETGYLETLDEIVASGKVPAQRLLDAYHGEWNGDISRVYEQSF, encoded by the coding sequence ATGAGCACACGCGAAGCATCCACCGCCGACGATCCGGTGATCGAAAGCCTAGACCAACTGGTCGTGCCGATGATCGGCGGCGAAAAGCCGCCCGAGCGCTGGCGCATCGGCACCGAACACGAGAAGCTGGTCTACAAGACCAAGGACCACCGCGCCCCGTCCTATGACGAGCCCTGCGGCATCCGCGATCTGTTGGGCGGGCTCGAACAGTTCGGCTGGGAGCCGGTCGTGGAAGGCGGCAACGTTATCGCGCTGAAGGGCAGCGATGGCGCGGTGAGCCTCGAACCGGCGGGACAGCTCGAACTGTCGGGCGCGCCGCTGGAAAACCTGCACCAGACCTGCGCCGAAACCGGGCGACATCTCCAGCAGGTCAAGCAGGTCGGCGAGAAGTGCGGTGTGGGCTACCTCGGCCTCGGCATGTGGCCCGACAAGACCCGCGAAGAGCTGCCGATCATGCCCAAGGGCCGCTATGACATCATGCTGCGGCACATGCCGCGCGTCGGCACCATGGGTCTCGACATGATGCTGCGCACCTGCACGATCCAGGTCAATCTCGACTACCAGTCCGAAGCCGACATGGTGAAGAAATTCCGCGTCGGCCTCGCGCTGCAACCGCTGGCGACGGCGCTGTTTGCCAATTCGCCCTTCACCGAGGGCAAGCCCAACGGGTTCCTGTCCTACCGTTCGCATATCTGGTCGGATACCGATCCGCACCGCACCGGGATGCTGCCCTTCGTCTTCGAAGACGGCTTCGGTTACGAGCGCTGGGCGCGTTATATGCTTGATGTGCCGATGTATTTCGTCTTCCGCGACGGGAAATATATCGACGCTGCGGGGCTTTCGTTCCGCGACTTCCTCGACGGCAAGCTGTCGGTTCTCCCCGGCGAACGCCCGACGCAGAGCGACTGGTGGGACCACCTTTCGACCGCCTTCCCCGAGGTGCGGCTGAAGAGCTTCCTCGAAATGCGCGGAGCCGATGGCGGGCCGTGGAGCCGGATCTGTGCGCTGCCCGCCTTCTGGGTGGGGCTGCTCTATGACCAGACCGCGCTCGATGCGGCGTGGGATCTGGTCAAGGGCTGGACGATGGAAGAACGCGAGGCGCTGCGTTCGGCCGCGCCGAAGCTGGCGCTCGACGCGCCCGTCCCCGGCGGCGGCACCTTGCGCGATATCGGACGCGAGGCGCTGAAGATCGCGCATGGCGGGCTTGCCGCACGCGGCCGGCTCAATGCCAGCGGCGACAACGAAACCGGCTACCTCGAAACGCTCGACGAGATCGTCGCCAGCGGCAAGGTTCCGGCGCAGCGCCTGCTCGACGCCTATCACGGCGAGTGGAACGGGGATATCTCCCGCGTCTACGAACAATCATTCTGA
- a CDS encoding putative quinol monooxygenase — MLIVLAKAQVGESAMDAAKAAIADMVAASNAEEGCIAYAFTQDVLQPGTLHIVEKWQDEAALAAHFATPHMAAFGAAIAGLDFKVIEALKFHTDEGLPVM, encoded by the coding sequence ATGCTGATCGTATTGGCCAAAGCACAAGTCGGCGAAAGCGCAATGGACGCGGCGAAGGCGGCGATTGCCGACATGGTCGCGGCGTCGAATGCCGAGGAAGGCTGCATCGCCTACGCTTTCACGCAGGATGTCCTCCAGCCCGGCACCCTCCACATCGTCGAAAAGTGGCAGGACGAAGCGGCCCTCGCCGCGCATTTTGCCACGCCCCACATGGCCGCTTTCGGTGCGGCAATCGCGGGGCTCGATTTCAAGGTGATCGAGGCGCTGAAGTTCCACACCGATGAAGGATTGCCGGTGATGTAA
- a CDS encoding alpha/beta fold hydrolase, translating into MAAPYEDRFWTSSDGLNLHYRNYPGPENSAKLPVLCMHGLTRNARDFGPLAEALSATRRVIVPEMRGRGQSDYAPDSDTYTPVTYVADVEKLLAEQGITRFVSIGTSMGGLMTMLMAAAQPGRMAAVVMNDIGPEVESAGLARISGYVGQGRSYPTWVHAARGLAEAHSAAFPDFDLDQWLELAKRTMVVSQNGRIVFDYDMAIAEPFAKPGNAAPPNLWLAFEALAGVPMLLVRGALSDLLSPDTLKQMAARNPAMTTVIVPRVGHAPTLDEPEVRTAIHALLGGVE; encoded by the coding sequence ATGGCCGCACCGTACGAAGACCGCTTCTGGACCAGCAGCGATGGGCTGAACCTGCATTACCGCAACTATCCGGGGCCGGAGAACAGCGCGAAGCTGCCGGTGCTGTGCATGCATGGCCTGACCCGCAACGCCCGCGACTTCGGCCCTCTGGCCGAGGCTCTGTCGGCCACCCGCCGCGTGATCGTGCCCGAAATGCGCGGGCGCGGGCAGAGCGACTATGCGCCGGACTCCGATACCTACACGCCGGTCACCTATGTCGCCGATGTGGAAAAGCTGCTCGCCGAACAGGGCATTACCCGCTTTGTATCGATCGGCACGTCGATGGGCGGGCTCATGACCATGCTGATGGCCGCCGCCCAGCCGGGGCGCATGGCAGCGGTGGTGATGAACGATATCGGCCCCGAGGTCGAAAGCGCAGGGTTGGCGCGTATTTCGGGCTATGTCGGGCAGGGGCGCAGCTATCCCACCTGGGTCCACGCCGCGCGCGGGCTGGCCGAAGCGCACAGCGCCGCCTTCCCCGATTTCGATCTCGACCAATGGCTTGAACTGGCCAAGCGCACGATGGTGGTCAGCCAGAACGGGCGGATCGTGTTCGATTACGACATGGCCATCGCAGAGCCCTTCGCCAAGCCGGGCAACGCCGCGCCGCCCAATCTGTGGCTCGCCTTCGAAGCGCTGGCGGGCGTGCCGATGTTGCTGGTGCGCGGTGCGCTGTCCGATCTGCTCAGCCCCGATACGCTCAAGCAGATGGCCGCGCGCAATCCCGCCATGACCACCGTCATCGTGCCGCGCGTCGGCCATGCGCCGACGCTTGACGAGCCGGAGGTCCGCACCGCGATCCACGCGCTGCTGGGCGGGGTGGAGTGA
- a CDS encoding 16S rRNA (uracil(1498)-N(3))-methyltransferase, whose protein sequence is MPATPAWPPKSAPRLFVADVLSAGLAVRIEGNPAHYLARVMRVAPGDVVILCDDVTGEWAARVSDVGKRDVVVEIAELLRPREAVPDLWLCPALLKKDRFDLILEKATELGTARIQPLITRRCVADKLNLERARAITTEAAEQCARTALPELNEPVKLDALLAGWPEDRALFFADENGGEPAAQAFAASKGSPAAILTGPEGGFDDAERAAIRAHPQARPITLGPRILRGETAAIAALAAWMAISGDW, encoded by the coding sequence ATGCCTGCCACCCCCGCCTGGCCCCCGAAAAGCGCCCCGCGCCTGTTCGTCGCCGATGTCCTCTCGGCAGGGCTGGCTGTGCGGATCGAGGGCAACCCGGCGCACTACCTCGCCCGCGTGATGCGCGTCGCTCCCGGCGACGTTGTGATTTTGTGCGACGACGTAACGGGCGAGTGGGCGGCACGGGTCAGCGATGTGGGCAAGCGCGACGTGGTGGTCGAAATTGCAGAACTGCTCCGCCCGCGTGAGGCTGTGCCGGATCTGTGGCTGTGCCCCGCCCTGCTCAAGAAGGACCGCTTCGACCTGATCCTGGAAAAAGCGACCGAACTCGGCACCGCGCGCATCCAGCCGCTGATCACCCGCCGCTGCGTGGCGGACAAGCTCAACCTCGAACGCGCGCGCGCCATCACCACTGAAGCCGCCGAGCAATGCGCCCGCACCGCGCTGCCGGAGCTGAACGAGCCGGTGAAACTCGATGCGCTGCTGGCGGGTTGGCCTGAAGACCGCGCCCTGTTCTTTGCCGACGAGAACGGGGGCGAGCCTGCGGCGCAGGCATTCGCCGCCAGCAAGGGCTCCCCCGCCGCAATCCTCACCGGTCCCGAAGGCGGCTTCGACGATGCCGAGCGCGCCGCGATCCGCGCGCACCCGCAGGCGCGCCCTATCACCCTTGGCCCCCGCATCCTGCGCGGGGAGACCGCCGCCATCGCTGCCCTCGCTGCGTGGATGGCGATATCGGGCGACTGGTAG
- a CDS encoding protein adenylyltransferase SelO family protein yields the protein MSEAVQHPDLSPTYHGDPAILTLADWLGDPVAPGDFPETTIRFRNDRAATSVGLAQLDDAAWAVHFGRFAPLPANLPQPLALRYHGHQFRVYNPEIGDGRGFLYAQMRGSDGRLMDLGTKGSGTTPWSRSGDGRLTLKGGVREILATEMLEALGVNTSKTFSIIETGENLWRGDEPSPTRSAVMVRLSHSHIRIGTFQRLLALEAADEMAALIDYCLTHFPGPPPPEDAPGRDEPAIRLMHNVVERMADLAASYMVAGFVHGVLNTDNMNVTGESFDYGPWRWLPEWEPGFTAAYFDHAGLYAFGRQPEALHWNCGQLAVALRLHADTAPLVAALERFGPLYMAAVARRWCWRLGVVPQGIEADTQLVATCEAAMREGKAQPDSFFFRHRGGRGAAEGALGEALAAYQPVEDTHPYWSDPEPQSMLIDEVETIWAAIAEGDDWAPLHAKVAALRRMGEAHGTAPTPAGHA from the coding sequence ATGAGCGAGGCTGTGCAACACCCGGATTTGTCCCCCACCTATCACGGCGATCCCGCCATCCTTACGCTGGCCGACTGGCTGGGCGATCCGGTGGCCCCGGGGGACTTCCCCGAAACCACGATCCGCTTCCGCAATGATCGTGCTGCGACGAGCGTCGGGCTGGCGCAGCTCGACGATGCTGCATGGGCCGTGCATTTCGGGCGCTTTGCCCCGCTGCCCGCCAACCTCCCCCAGCCGCTCGCGCTGCGGTACCACGGGCACCAGTTCCGCGTGTACAACCCCGAGATCGGCGACGGGCGCGGGTTCCTCTATGCCCAGATGCGCGGGAGCGACGGGCGACTGATGGACCTCGGCACCAAGGGTTCGGGCACCACCCCGTGGAGCCGTTCGGGCGATGGCCGATTGACGCTGAAGGGCGGTGTGCGCGAAATTCTGGCGACCGAGATGCTCGAGGCGCTGGGCGTCAACACCTCCAAGACCTTCAGCATTATCGAGACGGGCGAGAACCTGTGGCGGGGTGACGAGCCCAGCCCCACCCGCTCGGCCGTGATGGTGCGGCTCAGCCATTCGCACATCCGCATCGGCACTTTCCAGCGGCTGCTGGCGCTGGAGGCGGCAGACGAGATGGCGGCGTTGATCGACTATTGCCTCACCCACTTCCCCGGCCCGCCCCCGCCCGAGGACGCGCCGGGCAGGGATGAGCCCGCGATCCGGCTGATGCACAACGTTGTCGAGCGCATGGCCGATCTGGCCGCCAGCTACATGGTCGCAGGCTTCGTCCACGGGGTGCTCAATACCGATAACATGAACGTGACGGGCGAAAGCTTCGATTACGGCCCGTGGCGCTGGCTGCCCGAATGGGAGCCGGGCTTCACCGCCGCCTATTTCGACCACGCGGGCCTGTATGCCTTTGGCCGCCAGCCCGAGGCGCTGCACTGGAATTGCGGGCAGCTGGCAGTGGCGCTGCGCCTGCATGCCGACACCGCCCCGCTGGTCGCCGCGCTGGAGCGCTTCGGGCCGCTTTACATGGCAGCGGTTGCGCGGCGCTGGTGCTGGCGGTTGGGCGTAGTGCCGCAGGGGATCGAGGCTGACACGCAGCTCGTCGCCACCTGCGAGGCAGCCATGCGCGAGGGGAAGGCGCAGCCCGATTCCTTCTTCTTCCGCCATCGCGGCGGGCGCGGCGCGGCGGAAGGCGCGCTCGGCGAGGCGCTGGCCGCCTATCAGCCGGTCGAAGACACGCACCCCTATTGGTCGGACCCGGAACCCCAATCCATGCTGATCGACGAGGTCGAGACGATCTGGGCCGCCATCGCCGAGGGCGACGATTGGGCCCCGCTCCACGCCAAGGTCGCCGCGCTGCGCCGCATGGGCGAAGCCCACGGTACCGCGCCCACCCCTGCGGGTCATGCGTAG
- a CDS encoding glycosyltransferase produces the protein MSQPPGRARPRVLHLHSTFSAGGKEVRCARLMNAWGPRLEHSIVSAEPAAMAAAALIDAGVPARFPADFPSLKGKPTPGRLRSLARAMLGHDLVCTYNWGAMDAVLAHRLFASAYGLPPLVHHEDGFNEDEAERLKPPRNLYRRAALGRGVRLIVPSTGLERIALEVWHQPRAQVERIANGIDTAAFDAAPDPAALPFPKPAGQRWVGTLAGLRPVKQLPVLVEAFAGLPPEWHLVICGEGPERGAILAAAAHLGLSARVHLPGAVDPARVAGLFDIFALSSASEQFPLSVVEAMAAGVPVAAPDVGDIRHILSEPNRAFVAPAGDTPALAAALARLAADPALREAIGTANRARARAEFDSAAMLARYEAVYAQAMGRAF, from the coding sequence GTGAGCCAGCCGCCGGGGCGCGCTCGCCCCCGCGTCCTGCACCTGCATTCGACCTTCAGCGCCGGGGGCAAGGAGGTGCGCTGCGCCCGGCTGATGAACGCGTGGGGGCCGCGGCTGGAGCACAGCATCGTCTCCGCCGAACCCGCAGCGATGGCCGCCGCCGCGCTGATCGATGCGGGTGTGCCGGCCCGCTTTCCTGCCGATTTCCCCTCGCTGAAGGGCAAGCCCACCCCCGGACGGCTGCGGAGCCTTGCACGGGCGATGCTGGGCCATGACCTCGTCTGCACCTATAACTGGGGCGCGATGGACGCGGTGTTGGCGCATCGCCTGTTCGCCAGCGCCTATGGCCTGCCGCCGCTGGTGCATCACGAGGACGGCTTCAACGAGGACGAGGCCGAGCGGCTGAAACCGCCGCGCAACCTCTACCGCCGCGCCGCGCTGGGACGGGGGGTGCGGCTGATCGTGCCGTCGACCGGGCTGGAGCGGATCGCGCTGGAAGTGTGGCACCAGCCACGCGCGCAGGTGGAGCGGATCGCCAACGGGATCGACACCGCCGCCTTTGATGCCGCGCCCGATCCTGCCGCGCTGCCGTTTCCCAAGCCCGCTGGCCAGCGCTGGGTCGGCACGCTGGCGGGCCTGCGCCCGGTCAAACAGCTCCCCGTGCTGGTCGAGGCGTTCGCGGGCCTTCCGCCCGAGTGGCATCTGGTGATCTGCGGCGAGGGGCCGGAGCGCGGAGCGATCCTCGCCGCCGCCGCGCATCTGGGCCTGAGCGCGCGCGTCCACCTGCCCGGCGCGGTCGATCCGGCGCGGGTGGCGGGCCTGTTCGATATCTTTGCGCTGTCCTCCGCTTCCGAGCAGTTCCCGCTGTCAGTGGTCGAGGCGATGGCCGCTGGCGTTCCCGTTGCCGCGCCTGATGTGGGGGATATCCGCCACATCCTCAGCGAGCCGAACCGCGCCTTTGTCGCACCCGCTGGTGATACCCCGGCGCTCGCCGCCGCACTCGCCCGTCTGGCCGCTGATCCTGCGCTGCGCGAGGCTATCGGCACCGCCAACCGCGCCCGCGCCCGCGCCGAATTCGATTCTGCCGCCATGCTCGCACGCTACGAAGCGGTCTATGCGCAGGCGATGGGCCGCGCGTTCTAG
- a CDS encoding tetratricopeptide repeat protein, which yields MARTPTTTSSAPDTSREDEVLIREIDEAVREDAALDFLRNHGLKVLGVITLGIAGLGGWLVWDHYAELELEKQSEALIAALDYADQRDFATASEKVAPLLADGNSPAARAAARFVQAGAALEAGDQAKASGLYKQIIADNDAPPALRDLARVRDVSVNFDRMNPADVIAQLGTLAKPGSAYFGSAGELVAMAHLESGNRAAAGKLFADIAKDEDQPETLRSRARQMAGLMGVDAVVDVEKLLKDEGVSRSEGDSDNAAATE from the coding sequence ATGGCGCGCACTCCCACGACCACCTCTTCAGCTCCCGACACCTCGCGTGAGGATGAAGTGCTGATCCGCGAAATCGACGAGGCCGTGCGTGAGGACGCTGCGCTCGATTTCCTGCGCAACCACGGTCTGAAGGTGCTGGGCGTCATCACGCTCGGGATCGCGGGGCTGGGCGGCTGGCTGGTTTGGGATCACTACGCCGAACTGGAGCTTGAAAAGCAGTCCGAAGCGCTGATCGCGGCGCTCGACTATGCCGACCAGCGCGATTTTGCGACCGCATCGGAAAAGGTTGCCCCGCTGCTGGCTGACGGCAATTCGCCCGCCGCCCGCGCGGCGGCACGCTTTGTTCAGGCAGGCGCGGCGCTGGAAGCGGGCGATCAGGCCAAGGCGAGCGGGCTCTACAAGCAGATCATTGCCGATAACGACGCGCCGCCCGCGCTGCGTGATCTCGCCCGGGTCCGCGACGTCAGCGTCAATTTTGACCGGATGAACCCTGCCGATGTGATCGCGCAGCTCGGCACGCTGGCAAAGCCCGGCAGTGCCTATTTCGGCTCGGCGGGCGAATTGGTGGCGATGGCGCATCTCGAAAGCGGCAATCGCGCCGCGGCGGGCAAGCTGTTTGCCGACATTGCCAAGGATGAAGACCAGCCCGAAACGCTGCGCAGCCGCGCGCGCCAGATGGCCGGATTGATGGGCGTCGACGCGGTGGTCGACGTTGAAAAACTGCTCAAGGATGAAGGGGTCTCACGGTCGGAGGGGGACAGCGATAACGCTGCTGCGACCGAATAG
- a CDS encoding methyltransferase family protein — MTAPSSPSPNAQTPSPARLPVSDVSTGVGLAGLAGLFVWIAFCRSYPEIAGVFGLGGGLSGERGVLSGPYAALAAMLFTALPMALWSVLVDKVHLRPSTGIDWSLKRPLAEVLPVSVIKLVGLWATWALLAAFYALGRWYWAGNYLFAMEVLTIAVLPLVTLSVPYVIWLDRYLVEPRDGCFHFGAFVVGGGVIGREQWDGAAIAKHWRAWAIKGFFGAFMISILPPGFAQVVEANPAQLFANPVDFVMLLVTLLFLIDVQIGTVGYLLTLRPLDSHIRSGNPFLAGWLAALLCYPPFVWGIIGPNDQILSYEYGTPGWAHWFAGNDTLLWGWGGLLVVLTGVYAWATVVFGIRFSNLTYRGVLTHGPYRFTRHPAYLSKNLFWWASVLPFLVTSGSWLDAVRNSIFLLVVGGIYYWRARTEEAHLLAEDPKYREYHAWMEQHGLITAPIARLTRRLGGNSASRSGEAQAVPAE, encoded by the coding sequence ATGACTGCGCCGTCCTCGCCCTCTCCAAATGCACAAACCCCGTCGCCCGCGCGCCTGCCGGTCAGCGACGTTTCGACCGGCGTGGGGCTGGCGGGACTGGCGGGGCTGTTTGTATGGATTGCTTTCTGCCGATCCTACCCGGAGATCGCCGGTGTGTTCGGTTTGGGCGGAGGGCTTTCAGGAGAACGGGGCGTTTTGTCCGGCCCCTATGCCGCGCTCGCCGCGATGCTGTTCACCGCCCTGCCGATGGCCCTGTGGTCGGTGTTGGTCGACAAGGTGCACCTGCGCCCCTCGACCGGAATCGACTGGTCCCTGAAGCGTCCGCTGGCCGAGGTGCTGCCGGTATCGGTCATCAAATTGGTCGGATTGTGGGCGACCTGGGCGCTGCTGGCGGCGTTCTACGCGCTGGGGCGGTGGTACTGGGCGGGCAATTACCTGTTCGCGATGGAGGTGCTGACCATCGCCGTGCTGCCGCTCGTAACCCTCTCGGTTCCCTATGTAATCTGGCTTGACCGCTATCTGGTCGAGCCGCGCGACGGGTGCTTCCACTTCGGAGCATTCGTGGTCGGCGGCGGGGTCATCGGGCGCGAGCAATGGGACGGCGCGGCCATCGCCAAGCACTGGCGGGCATGGGCGATCAAGGGCTTCTTCGGGGCCTTCATGATCTCGATCCTGCCCCCCGGTTTTGCTCAGGTGGTCGAGGCAAACCCGGCGCAACTCTTTGCCAATCCAGTCGATTTTGTGATGCTGCTGGTGACGCTGCTGTTCCTGATCGACGTCCAGATCGGCACTGTGGGCTACCTGCTCACCCTGCGCCCGCTGGATTCGCACATCCGTTCGGGCAACCCCTTCCTTGCCGGATGGCTCGCCGCGCTGCTGTGCTATCCGCCCTTCGTGTGGGGGATTATCGGGCCCAACGACCAGATCCTCAGCTATGAATACGGCACGCCGGGCTGGGCGCACTGGTTTGCCGGGAACGATACGCTGCTGTGGGGCTGGGGCGGGCTTCTGGTTGTTCTTACAGGGGTTTACGCCTGGGCGACGGTGGTGTTCGGGATCCGCTTTTCGAACCTCACCTACCGCGGTGTGCTGACCCACGGGCCGTATCGCTTCACCCGGCACCCGGCCTATCTGTCGAAGAACCTGTTCTGGTGGGCCTCGGTCCTGCCCTTTCTGGTCACGAGCGGATCGTGGCTGGATGCTGTGCGAAACAGCATTTTCCTACTGGTGGTGGGCGGCATATACTACTGGCGCGCACGGACCGAAGAGGCGCATCTGCTGGCCGAGGACCCGAAATACCGCGAATATCATGCGTGGATGGAGCAGCACGGGCTGATCACCGCACCGATCGCGCGGCTGACGCGGCGGCTCGGCGGGAACAGCGCCTCCCGCTCCGGAGAGGCACAGGCAGTCCCCGCCGAGTAG